From Etheostoma cragini isolate CJK2018 chromosome 14, CSU_Ecrag_1.0, whole genome shotgun sequence, the proteins below share one genomic window:
- the tspan13b gene encoding tetraspanin-13b — protein MGCAGFTCSKHSLCVLNILYVMVSLLMIGIAAWGKCLGLVSSFQVVGGIIGVGVFLFFVALAGLIGAMKHHQVLLFFYMIVLFMVFIVQFSVSSACLAINREQQVRSTASLSPACFPNNSCSPCADKIQEHAGEVLRFVGGIGLFFSFTEILGVWLTYRYRNQKDPRANPSAFL, from the exons ATGGGCTGCGCCGGATTCACCTGCTCCAAACACTCCCTGTGCGTGCTCAACATCCTCTATGTG atgGTGAGCCTGCTGATGATCGGCATCGCAGCATGGGGCAAGTGTTTGGGTCTGGTCTCCAGTTTCCAGGTGGTGGGGGGCATCATCGGTGTGGGCGTCTTCCTGTTCTTCGTGGCGCTGGCCGGCCTCATCGGGGCCATGAAGCACCACCAGGTCCTGCTCTTCTTT TACATGATTGTCCTGTTCATGGTGTTTATTGTGCAGTTCTCTGTTTCCAGTGCCTGCTTAGCCATCAACAGAGAGCAACAGGTAAGATCAACCGCTTCCCTTTCTCCA GCCTGCTTCCCCAACAACTCGTGCTCGCCGTGCGCAGATAAGATCCAGGAACATGCTGGAGAGGTGCTGCGCTTTGTGGGAGGGATCGGACTCTTTTTCAGCTTCACCGAG ATTCTGGGAGTCTGGCTCACTTATCGCTACAGGAACCAGAAGGACCCCCGAGCCAACCCCAGTGCCTTTCTGTGA
- the LOC117957288 gene encoding ankyrin repeat and MYND domain-containing protein 2-like — MAAPQRGDLSASERKILQLIAAGDVQETAQLLASKEVRVNCLDEYGMTPLMHAAYKGKADMCHLLLQHGADVNCNQHEHGYTALMFAGLSGTPVVNKQMTGGGIAHHLNLDTLVPGQHDCVTVINNFFSRAKVEYYTQPQGLEKEPRLPPQLAGPLHKILMTTNLNPVKIVLLVKEHPVLVDMTALEKCYQVMDMLCEQCVKQEAMNEVLAIKMHYISCVLQKCLVFLHKQDDELDALVKSLLRGRDSDGFPQYQEKFIRDCIRKFPYCEAILHQQLVRSILPVEIGNDPTAFTVLTQAITGQMAILDADYCATCGEKGAQKRCAVCKALTYCNMTCQKLHWFTHKKMCRSLQEQDTKLEKDAPRFKELKDDESDLVMETANFLQQLCLRAEEQVAAAGGCPAQLLAGPSTSAQGPSCTQDWGS, encoded by the exons ATGGCCGCCCCTCAGAGAGGAGATCTGTCAGCGTCGGAGAGGAAGATCCTGCAGCTGATTGCTGCTG GTGATGTACAGGAAACCGCCCAGCTGCTCGCTAGCAAAGAAGTACGAGTCAACTGTTTGGACGAG TATGGCATGACTCCCCTGATGCATGCAGCCTATAAGGGCAAGGCCGACATGTGccatctgctgctgcagcatgGGGCTGATGTCAACTGCAACCAGCATGAACATGGCTACACTGCTCTCATGTTCGCTGGCCTGTCAGgtacacctgt TGTTAACAAGCAAATGACTGGGGGGGGCATTGCTCATCATCTTAACCTGGACACTCTTGTTCCAGGCCAGCACGACTGTGTCACAGTAATCAACAACTTCTTCTCACGGGCGAAGGTGGAGTACTACACCCAACCACAGGGGCTGGAGAAGGAGCCCCGGCTCCCCCCCCAGCTGGCAGGACCCCTGCACAAAATCCTCATGACCACCAACCTGAATCCGGTCAAG ATAGTCCTGCTGGTGAAGGAGCACCCTGTGCTGGTGGACATGACCGCCCTGGAGAAGTGTTACCAGGTGATGGACATGCTGTGTGAGCAGTGCGTGAAGCAGGAAGCCATGAATGAGGTCCTGGCCATAAAGATGCActacatcagctgtgtgctgcAGAAATGCCTGGTCTTCCTACACAAACAAGATGACGAGCTGGACGCACTTGTTAAGAG CCTGCTGAGGGGGAGAGACAGTGATGGTTTCCCACAGTACCAAGAGAAGTTCATTCGAGACTGTATCAGGAAATTTCCTTATTGTGAGGCCATACTCCATCAGCAGCTGGTGAGGAGCATTTTACCAGTAGAGATT GGCAATGACCCAACAGCGTTCACAGTGTTGACCCAGGCCATAACAGGTCAGATGGCAATTTTAGATGCTGACTACTGTGCTACATGTGGGGAGAAGGGAGCACAGAAGAGGTGTGCCGTTTGTAAAGCA TTGACTTACTGCAATATGACGTGCCAAAAACTCCACTGGTTCACCCATAAAAAGATGTGCAGGTCTCTGCAGGAGCAGGACACCAAGCTGGAGAAGGATGCTCCGAGATTTAAAGAACTGAAAG ATGATGAGAGCGACCTGGTTATGGAGACAGCCAACTTTCTGCAGCAGCTGTGTCTGCGGGCGGAGGAGCAGGTGGCTGCTGCCGGAGGCTGCCCTGCACAGCTCCTGGCTGGTCCTTCCACCTCTGCTCAGGGGCCGTCCTGCACCCAAGATTGGGGCTCCTGA
- the agr2 gene encoding anterior gradient protein 2 homolog yields the protein MIKAGLSVLLVLVALSSTIGKYIPKSGRRIPQTLSRGWGDQLIWAQTYEEALYWSRSRNKPLMVLFHLEDCPHSKALKKVFSEDDKIQRMLDEDFIVLNLVYETTDKHLSPDGQYVPRIIFVDPAMTVRADINGRYSNRMYAYEPSDLDLLKRNMEAAKKLLKSEL from the exons ATGATCAAAGCGGGGTTGTCGGTGCTCCTGGTCCTGGTGGCCCTGTCCTCCACCATAGGGAAATACATCCCCAAATCTGGCAGGAGGATCCCTCAGACTCTGTCCCGAG gTTGGGGGGATCAGCTGATCTGGGCTCAGACTTACGAGGAGGCTCTTTACTGGTCCAGGTCACG AAACAAGCCTCTGATGGTCCTGTTTCACCTGGAGGACTGCCCACACAGCAAGG CTCTCAAGAAAGTTTTCTCTGAGGACGACAAAATCCAGAGGATGCTGGACGAGGACTTCATCGTCCTTAATCTGGTG TATGAAACCACAGACAAACATCTCTCTCCTGATGGACAGTATGTTCCCAGAATCATTTTTGTCG ACCCCGCGATGACGGTAAGGGCCGACATCAATGGCCGCTACAGCAACCGCATGTATGCCTACGAACCCAGCGACCTGGATCTGT TGAAGCGCAACATGGAGGCGGCTAAGAAGCTCCTGAAGTCTGAGCTGTGA